One window of Amaranthus tricolor cultivar Red isolate AtriRed21 chromosome 11, ASM2621246v1, whole genome shotgun sequence genomic DNA carries:
- the LOC130827681 gene encoding uncharacterized protein LOC130827681, translated as MALSATVIGALLGLGTQMYSNALRKLPYMRHPWEHVLGMGLGAVFVNQLVKWDAKLQEDLDKMLEKAKAANERRYMDEDE; from the exons ATGGCGTTGAGTGCGACAGTAATCGGAGCTCTTCTAGGACTGGGCACTCAGATGTATTCAAACGCTCTTCGTAAGCTTCCTTACATGCGTC ATCCTTGGGAGCATGTACTGGGAATGGGATTGGGTGCTGTTTTTGTAAATCAGCTGGTGAAATGGGATGCCAAGCTTCAAGAAGACCTTGATAAGATGCTTGAAAAGGCTAAAGCTGCCAATGAGCGACGCTATATGG ATGAAGATGAGTAG